A window of the Fundidesulfovibrio magnetotacticus genome harbors these coding sequences:
- a CDS encoding AbrB family transcriptional regulator yields the protein MSSRSSIWQWTALAGVSLPLALALKWAAFPAAMLLGPMLAAVAFGLRGAGVRVPGWGFQAAQAVVGCQVGTAVTASILATALEAWWAMLLVVGATVAFGALVAAALERWRLLPSNTAAWGFSPGGAAAMTALASEYGADVRLVAFTQYLRLFVVVLTASGVSRLLLGAAPSSFQPAPLLDFGFAAPDGALLAALGVIGGGCWLGRRLRVPAGAMLLPMTAAAALHVTGAAHLSLPPWLLAVAYAGLGWSIGLRFTPDSVRHALRAIPALLGATAALIGLCALSSWFLNAALGVDPLTAYLATSPGGLDSVAVIAVGSRADVPFVLAVQTLRLFAVVLAGPLVARLVCRAASPKGGGDSCP from the coding sequence ATGTCCTCACGCTCTTCAATCTGGCAATGGACCGCCCTGGCGGGGGTCTCGCTGCCCCTGGCCCTGGCCCTCAAGTGGGCCGCCTTTCCGGCGGCCATGCTGCTCGGCCCCATGCTGGCGGCCGTGGCCTTCGGGCTGCGCGGCGCGGGCGTGCGCGTGCCGGGCTGGGGATTCCAGGCGGCCCAGGCCGTGGTGGGCTGCCAGGTGGGCACGGCGGTTACGGCCTCCATCCTGGCCACGGCGCTTGAGGCCTGGTGGGCCATGCTCCTGGTGGTTGGCGCCACGGTGGCCTTCGGGGCGCTGGTGGCCGCAGCCCTGGAGCGCTGGCGGCTTCTGCCCTCCAACACCGCCGCCTGGGGCTTCTCCCCCGGCGGCGCGGCCGCCATGACCGCCCTGGCCTCCGAATACGGGGCCGACGTGCGCCTGGTGGCCTTCACCCAGTACCTGCGCCTCTTCGTGGTGGTGCTCACGGCCTCGGGGGTGTCGCGGCTGCTGCTCGGGGCCGCGCCGTCGTCCTTCCAGCCCGCGCCGCTCCTGGATTTCGGCTTCGCGGCCCCGGACGGCGCGCTGCTGGCCGCGCTGGGGGTGATCGGCGGGGGCTGCTGGCTGGGCAGGCGGCTGCGCGTCCCGGCCGGGGCCATGCTCCTGCCCATGACGGCCGCCGCGGCGCTCCACGTCACGGGGGCCGCGCACCTCTCCCTGCCGCCGTGGCTTTTGGCCGTGGCCTACGCGGGCCTGGGCTGGTCCATCGGGCTGCGCTTCACGCCGGATTCCGTGCGCCACGCCCTGCGGGCCATTCCGGCGCTCCTTGGGGCCACGGCCGCGCTCATCGGGCTGTGCGCCCTCTCGTCGTGGTTTTTGAACGCCGCGCTGGGCGTGGACCCCCTCACGGCCTACCTGGCCACCAGCCCCGGCGGCCTGGACTCCGTGGCCGTGATCGCCGTGGGCAGCCGCGCCGACGTGCCCTTCGTGCTGGCCGTGCAGACCCTGCGGCTCTTCGCCGTGGTGCTGGCCGGCCCACTGGTGGCGCGCCTGGTCTGCCGGGCGGCCTC
- a CDS encoding DUF485 domain-containing protein, with protein sequence MQPHSIDQNEFKDLVRKKWSVSLSMTALMLVIYFGFILLLAFNKHVLAQKIGEHMTLGIPIGLAVILSACVMTGLYVRWANTSYDRSVKSILDHMKG encoded by the coding sequence ATGCAACCCCACTCCATCGACCAAAACGAGTTCAAAGACCTCGTGCGCAAGAAGTGGTCCGTCTCGCTCTCCATGACCGCCCTGATGCTGGTCATCTACTTCGGCTTCATCCTGCTCCTGGCCTTCAACAAGCACGTCCTGGCCCAGAAGATCGGCGAACACATGACCCTGGGCATCCCCATCGGCCTGGCCGTGATCCTCTCCGCCTGCGTCATGACCGGCCTCTACGTGCGCTGGGCCAACACCAGCTACGACCGCTCCGTGAAATCCATCCTCGACCACATGAAGGGGTAG